The following are encoded in a window of Thermococcus alcaliphilus genomic DNA:
- the lysW gene encoding lysine biosynthesis protein LysW — protein sequence MVECPVCGMEIEVEGVELHEIVECSTCGSELEVVSTDPLILEELPEVEEDWGE from the coding sequence ATGGTAGAGTGTCCGGTTTGTGGTATGGAAATTGAAGTTGAGGGGGTAGAGTTACACGAGATAGTGGAGTGCTCAACATGCGGCTCAGAGCTTGAGGTAGTTAGCACAGACCCTCTGATACTTGAAGAACTTCCAGAAGTTGAGGAAGACTGGGGAGAGTAA
- the lysX gene encoding lysine biosynthesis protein LysX — protein MKIGITYTIMRQEEKMLRESAKEFGEVLMLPDRETIFPEIFDLDVVIIRNVSHFKALYMAKLFEEAGIITVNPFNIILEAGDKLFATLKLSKKVPVPKWAAAFDKESALKAVEKLGYPVVTKPVFGSWGRMVSKINDRDAAEAVIEHKSWMGNPLHKVYYIQEYVEKPGRDIRSHVIGGEFVTAIYRYSDHWVTNTARGGKAIPCDDEEVKEISIKAWEAFGEGALAIDIFESERGLLVNEVNPAMEFKNVVRVTGVNVAQKIVEYAVEVAKK, from the coding sequence ATGAAAATCGGCATAACGTACACCATAATGCGACAAGAAGAAAAAATGCTTAGAGAGAGTGCGAAAGAATTTGGAGAGGTTCTAATGTTGCCCGATAGGGAAACAATATTCCCAGAAATCTTTGATCTAGACGTAGTGATAATAAGAAATGTTAGCCATTTCAAAGCCCTGTACATGGCGAAGCTCTTTGAAGAGGCAGGGATTATAACGGTCAATCCATTTAACATAATACTCGAAGCAGGTGACAAGCTCTTTGCTACTTTGAAGCTCAGCAAAAAAGTTCCCGTTCCAAAGTGGGCAGCTGCATTCGACAAAGAAAGTGCTCTTAAAGCCGTAGAAAAACTCGGTTATCCAGTAGTTACAAAACCGGTTTTTGGAAGCTGGGGGAGGATGGTAAGCAAGATAAACGATAGAGATGCGGCTGAGGCCGTCATAGAGCACAAATCATGGATGGGAAACCCGCTCCATAAGGTTTACTACATCCAAGAATACGTGGAAAAGCCAGGGAGGGACATTAGAAGCCACGTTATTGGTGGGGAATTTGTAACTGCAATATACCGCTATTCGGATCATTGGGTCACCAACACCGCCAGAGGCGGAAAGGCAATCCCGTGTGATGATGAGGAGGTTAAGGAAATTTCCATCAAGGCATGGGAAGCATTCGGTGAAGGCGCCCTTGCGATAGATATTTTTGAAAGCGAGAGAGGTCTGCTAGTAAATGAAGTTAATCCCGCTATGGAGTTCAAAAACGTCGTTAGGGTTACAGGGGTTAATGTTGCCCAAAAAATCGTTGAGTATGCGGTTGAGGTGGCTAAAAAATGA